The following are encoded together in the Tepidiforma bonchosmolovskayae genome:
- a CDS encoding UvrD-helicase domain-containing protein, which translates to MTLKDREARERILRETQRTMFVEAGAGTGKTTALVGRIVALVADGARIDQIAAITFTEKAAAELTDRVRQQLERAAAGDGEYAQLTEAARARCREAAAGIDGAAFQTIHAFARKLLAAHPVQAGLPPEFDVLDETEEELETREQVRRFLDEIERGDGTAQAVTVGYALGLQPRHLRTLARKFAADWDRLREVTFERPAEPEWEPPLRALLDEVDPEGQTDAFARHFAVVTEFADRLEDAYRAFRTSRDGEERARRLVELVTLVARGPSINGTLGRGKPLGPVKEEYEAWVRQVRAWALGNLLPAVQAFALAYAEERRRSGRLTFHDLLVLAVDLLRTDPAARRAVHERYPFLLIDEFQDTDPLQVELAALIAGEPTTLAAWQETEVEQGRLFFVGDPKQSIYRFRRADIRIFLAAKGAFGSEAAHLTTNFRSARRIVEWVNGVCGLLFGDSGDGQATWTPLEARPDAPEGEPVRVLGGPVDGAKAEEVREREAADVALGVLRARAENWAGREGGTRFEDICILLPRRTGLPALERALADRGVPFRIESQSLMYAAEEVRDLANVLTAIDDPTDQVALVAALRSPLFACTDAELAEHAAAGGKWNYEAAVPDGSPERVRAALARLAAWHRERWTMTPAGLIEQLLGECHLLLAALGDLRPREAWRRYRIIAEQARALTVRGSVATLRQFIAWLDQQREEGVRVNEAIAPEPDDDAVRVMTIHAAKGLEFPVVFVMGLGTEGRSNDDARVWWPPEGRGLPPEVRCGSRERMFATARFAAVEAEEDAQEAAEQARLFYVAATRAEHALAVSLYRAAERTGKSMAARVERALEGASPETWERFEASAGTLPAAPTADGVSLGAPPVPERAAWMAARAALAAKAGRAPVVAATTIAHEGLADVPEEPADELAGPEEPWRKGRAGTSLGRAVHAVLQGIDLATGNGLEEAARAQAEAEGIGDRWEEVARLARHALASRAVQAAVASGRYWREVYVGADLDGAVVEGFIDLLYEGPDGLVIVDYKTDGLRGAEEIHRVMPVYRLQGGAYAAAAEEATGRRVASVVFVFTEPREERAVADLAAAMQEARSRAAEVLGRGP; encoded by the coding sequence ATGACACTGAAGGACCGGGAGGCGAGGGAGCGGATTCTCCGCGAGACGCAGAGGACGATGTTCGTGGAGGCGGGCGCCGGCACGGGGAAGACGACGGCGCTGGTAGGGCGGATCGTTGCGCTCGTTGCCGACGGGGCGCGGATCGACCAGATTGCCGCGATTACGTTCACCGAGAAGGCCGCCGCCGAACTGACGGACCGGGTGCGCCAGCAGCTGGAGCGGGCGGCGGCCGGGGACGGCGAGTATGCGCAGCTGACGGAGGCGGCGCGAGCGCGCTGCCGGGAGGCGGCGGCGGGGATCGACGGCGCGGCGTTCCAGACGATCCATGCGTTTGCGCGGAAGCTGCTGGCGGCGCACCCGGTCCAGGCCGGGCTGCCGCCGGAGTTCGACGTGCTCGACGAGACGGAGGAGGAGCTGGAGACGCGGGAGCAGGTGCGCCGTTTCCTCGACGAGATTGAGCGGGGGGACGGGACGGCGCAGGCGGTGACGGTCGGCTACGCGCTCGGGCTGCAGCCGCGGCACCTGCGGACGCTGGCGCGGAAGTTCGCGGCAGACTGGGACCGGCTGCGGGAGGTAACGTTCGAGCGTCCCGCGGAGCCGGAATGGGAGCCGCCCCTGCGCGCGCTGCTGGATGAGGTGGACCCGGAGGGGCAAACGGACGCGTTCGCTCGGCACTTCGCGGTGGTGACTGAGTTCGCCGATCGGCTGGAGGACGCCTACCGGGCGTTCAGGACCTCTCGCGACGGCGAGGAGCGGGCGCGGCGACTGGTCGAGCTGGTGACGCTGGTTGCGCGGGGGCCATCGATTAACGGGACCCTCGGCAGGGGAAAGCCGCTGGGCCCGGTGAAGGAGGAGTACGAGGCCTGGGTGAGGCAGGTCCGGGCTTGGGCGCTGGGGAACCTGCTGCCGGCGGTGCAGGCGTTCGCGCTGGCGTACGCGGAGGAGCGGCGGCGGAGCGGCCGTCTGACCTTCCATGACCTGCTGGTGCTGGCGGTCGACCTGCTGCGGACCGACCCTGCAGCCCGGCGGGCGGTGCACGAGCGGTATCCGTTCCTGCTAATCGACGAGTTCCAGGACACGGACCCGCTCCAGGTGGAGCTGGCGGCGCTCATCGCGGGCGAGCCAACGACGCTGGCCGCGTGGCAGGAGACGGAGGTGGAGCAGGGCCGGCTCTTTTTCGTGGGCGACCCGAAGCAATCGATCTACCGGTTCCGGCGGGCAGACATCCGCATCTTCCTTGCGGCGAAGGGGGCGTTCGGGTCGGAGGCGGCGCACCTGACGACGAACTTCCGCTCGGCGCGGCGGATCGTCGAGTGGGTGAACGGCGTGTGCGGGCTGCTGTTCGGCGACAGTGGCGATGGGCAGGCGACCTGGACGCCGCTTGAGGCGCGGCCGGACGCGCCGGAGGGCGAGCCGGTGCGGGTCCTGGGCGGGCCAGTGGATGGGGCGAAGGCGGAGGAGGTACGGGAGCGGGAGGCTGCCGATGTTGCGCTGGGCGTGCTGCGGGCGCGGGCCGAGAACTGGGCCGGGCGCGAGGGCGGGACGCGGTTCGAGGACATCTGCATCCTGCTGCCGCGGCGGACGGGGCTGCCGGCGCTGGAGCGGGCGCTGGCGGACCGGGGCGTCCCGTTCCGGATCGAGAGCCAGTCGCTGATGTACGCAGCGGAGGAGGTACGCGACCTGGCGAACGTTCTGACAGCGATCGACGACCCGACGGACCAGGTGGCGCTGGTGGCGGCGCTGCGGTCGCCGCTGTTCGCCTGCACGGATGCGGAGCTCGCGGAGCACGCCGCGGCCGGCGGGAAATGGAACTACGAGGCGGCGGTCCCGGACGGCAGCCCGGAGCGGGTGCGGGCGGCGCTGGCCCGGCTGGCGGCGTGGCACCGGGAGCGGTGGACCATGACGCCGGCGGGGCTTATCGAACAGCTGCTGGGGGAGTGCCACCTGCTGCTGGCGGCGCTCGGCGACCTCCGCCCGCGGGAGGCATGGCGCCGGTACCGGATCATCGCGGAGCAGGCGCGGGCATTGACGGTGCGCGGCTCGGTGGCGACGTTGCGGCAGTTTATCGCGTGGCTGGACCAACAGCGGGAGGAGGGCGTGCGGGTGAACGAGGCGATCGCGCCCGAGCCGGACGACGATGCCGTGCGGGTGATGACCATCCACGCGGCGAAGGGACTGGAGTTCCCGGTGGTGTTCGTGATGGGGCTGGGGACCGAAGGCAGGAGCAACGACGATGCGCGGGTCTGGTGGCCGCCGGAGGGGAGGGGGCTGCCGCCGGAGGTGCGGTGCGGGAGCCGGGAGCGGATGTTCGCGACAGCGCGGTTTGCGGCGGTCGAGGCCGAAGAAGATGCGCAGGAAGCCGCGGAGCAGGCGCGGCTGTTCTACGTGGCTGCGACGCGGGCGGAGCACGCGCTCGCCGTTTCGCTGTATCGCGCAGCGGAGCGCACCGGGAAGTCGATGGCGGCGCGGGTGGAGCGCGCGCTCGAGGGGGCGTCGCCGGAGACGTGGGAGCGTTTCGAAGCGAGCGCCGGCACGCTGCCGGCAGCGCCGACGGCAGATGGTGTTTCGTTGGGCGCCCCGCCGGTGCCGGAGCGGGCCGCCTGGATGGCAGCCCGGGCGGCGCTGGCGGCGAAGGCGGGGCGGGCGCCGGTGGTGGCGGCGACGACCATCGCGCACGAGGGGCTGGCGGATGTACCGGAAGAGCCGGCCGACGAGCTGGCGGGACCCGAGGAGCCGTGGCGGAAGGGCCGGGCCGGCACATCGCTCGGGCGGGCGGTCCATGCGGTGCTGCAGGGCATCGACCTCGCGACGGGGAACGGGCTGGAGGAGGCCGCGCGGGCACAGGCAGAGGCCGAGGGGATCGGCGACCGGTGGGAGGAGGTGGCGCGGCTGGCGCGGCACGCCCTCGCGTCGCGGGCGGTGCAGGCGGCGGTCGCCAGCGGAAGGTACTGGCGCGAGGTGTACGTCGGCGCCGACCTGGATGGGGCTGTTGTGGAGGGGTTCATCGACCTGCTGTACGAGGGGCCGGACGGGCTGGTGATCGTCGATTACAAGACCGATGGACTGCGGGGCGCCGAGGAGATCCACCGGGTGATGCCGGTCTACCGGCTGCAGGGCGGGGCGTATGCGGCAGCCGCGGAGGAGGCGACAGGGCGGCGGGTGGCATCGGTGGTGTTCGTGTTCACGGAGCCGCGGGAGGAGCGCGCCGTCGCCGACCTGGCGGCGGCGATGCAGGAGGCGCGCAGCCGCGCGGCCGAGGTGCTCGGGCGGGGGCCTTAG
- a CDS encoding PD-(D/E)XK nuclease family protein, which translates to MSAVQVIGTEYGKARVVLARVIAQGRGGDPLAPVTVVVPSNLVGLDVRRWLARERPLANVRFLVAERLAELAAAPRLQARGMRPRTRWLWLEHLRAAAAASGGRLGELAHHPATLRRLAALASDLKGASAEVVDRLAAHPEPLVAEAVQVVLAARRATPDLYDDHDLVVEAAAAFREGDPAVREAGTVIFYLPDRMTRAAAELAGAAGATVILGLTGDREVDGQAEAWCRLLGAGLPAGQPALRLPGRLASLPDPEEEVRFATREVWRLAEAGVPLHRMAILYGNAEQYAGLVHDRLEASGTPHNGPGLRTLGESLAGRTVLGALRAARSEWRRDAVADWLTSAPLVVQGEEVPGHAWDLLSREAGVVRGLDQWQRAREVVRAERGARAADSPGLEAWRDEGAAEAGRMAEFVAGAARRFDGRAERAVAEWARTAAAALAEWLPRSWLARFSEGDGGGLAEAELAAYDEVVRVLEGLSGATAGDATSRVGLAVFEATLREALDAPAGRHGKLGEGVYTGTVDEAAGMAFNHVFVLGMAERVFPPQPSDDPLLPERLRRELDGAVPSAAERLVEVRRAYLAVAASAENCVVTAPRVSLRDQRPAQPSRWFLEAAGVLNGGPVYGRDLERWVREPAARPDWLTVVDSFTAWVKAGDRFADVHERDLAEVSRATGEPWRHRLLVDLGVQDGITARAERSRMSAAGGSPRIGPWTGEAIGRGLEAGIEFSASALEALTSCPFRFFLGHELRVREAERPEELDTIEPSTRGSLVHEVLERFVLEVKQLRGEETIRDAWTEEERALLFELADRAFAEYERRGVTGRPASWAATKERVRQDLVRFLEEDGTWRAQEGTAIRDAELAFGGRSGRTVEFEVGPGRRIAFRGKADRVDVRADGGLVVIDYKTGRADSFRGADGSRLAKKDGGWLLQLPIYALAAGQGGSVPTRALYWFISEEGKFERREVTLDADTEEEFRRVVGEALALREQGLYPAVSGPPSFDRWRNCGFCPFDRVCPGSDRERLWERWKQDPRLERFVAVVLREGQPDAGEDAE; encoded by the coding sequence ATGTCAGCGGTGCAGGTCATCGGGACGGAGTACGGCAAGGCGCGGGTGGTGCTCGCGCGGGTGATCGCACAGGGGCGGGGCGGCGACCCGCTTGCTCCGGTGACCGTGGTGGTGCCCTCGAACCTGGTGGGGCTGGACGTGCGGCGCTGGCTGGCGCGCGAGCGGCCGCTGGCGAACGTGCGGTTCCTGGTGGCGGAGCGGCTGGCGGAGCTGGCGGCAGCGCCGCGGCTGCAGGCCCGGGGGATGCGGCCGCGGACGCGCTGGCTCTGGCTGGAGCACCTCCGTGCTGCGGCTGCGGCGTCCGGGGGCCGGCTCGGGGAGCTGGCGCATCACCCGGCGACGCTGCGGCGGCTGGCCGCGCTTGCTTCGGACCTGAAGGGTGCCTCGGCGGAGGTGGTGGACCGGCTTGCGGCGCACCCGGAGCCGCTGGTCGCGGAGGCGGTGCAGGTGGTGCTCGCGGCGCGGCGGGCGACGCCGGACCTGTACGACGACCACGACCTGGTGGTCGAGGCTGCGGCGGCGTTCCGGGAGGGCGACCCGGCGGTGCGGGAGGCCGGGACGGTCATCTTCTACCTGCCGGACCGGATGACGCGGGCAGCGGCGGAGCTCGCGGGGGCGGCCGGGGCGACGGTCATCCTTGGGCTGACGGGCGACCGCGAGGTCGACGGGCAGGCAGAGGCGTGGTGCCGGCTGCTCGGGGCCGGCCTCCCGGCAGGGCAGCCGGCGCTGCGGCTGCCGGGCCGGCTCGCGAGCCTGCCTGACCCCGAGGAGGAGGTCCGGTTTGCGACCCGCGAGGTTTGGCGGCTGGCCGAGGCCGGGGTGCCGCTGCACCGGATGGCGATCCTGTACGGGAATGCGGAACAGTACGCGGGCCTCGTGCACGACCGGCTGGAGGCGAGCGGCACGCCGCACAACGGCCCCGGGCTGCGGACGCTCGGGGAGTCGCTGGCAGGGCGGACGGTGCTCGGGGCACTGCGGGCGGCGCGGAGCGAGTGGCGGCGGGATGCGGTCGCGGACTGGCTGACCTCGGCGCCGCTGGTGGTGCAGGGCGAGGAGGTGCCGGGGCACGCGTGGGACCTGCTCTCGCGGGAGGCGGGTGTGGTCCGGGGGCTCGACCAGTGGCAGCGGGCCAGGGAGGTTGTGCGGGCCGAACGGGGGGCGCGCGCTGCCGATTCGCCGGGGCTCGAGGCGTGGCGGGACGAGGGTGCAGCGGAAGCAGGGCGGATGGCCGAGTTCGTTGCCGGCGCAGCCCGCAGGTTCGACGGCCGCGCGGAGCGGGCGGTGGCGGAGTGGGCCCGCACAGCGGCTGCAGCGCTCGCGGAGTGGCTCCCGCGGTCGTGGCTGGCGCGCTTCAGCGAGGGCGACGGCGGGGGACTGGCCGAGGCGGAGCTGGCGGCCTACGACGAGGTGGTCCGGGTGCTCGAAGGGCTCTCCGGGGCGACAGCCGGCGACGCGACCAGCCGGGTCGGGCTGGCGGTCTTCGAAGCGACGCTCCGAGAGGCGCTCGATGCGCCGGCAGGCCGGCACGGCAAGCTGGGCGAGGGGGTGTACACGGGGACGGTCGACGAGGCGGCCGGCATGGCCTTCAACCACGTGTTCGTGCTCGGGATGGCGGAGCGGGTCTTCCCGCCGCAGCCCTCCGACGACCCGCTGCTGCCGGAGCGGCTGCGGCGGGAGCTGGACGGCGCGGTCCCTTCGGCGGCGGAGCGGCTGGTGGAGGTCCGGCGGGCGTACCTGGCCGTCGCTGCGAGTGCGGAAAATTGCGTGGTGACGGCACCGCGGGTCTCGCTGCGGGACCAGCGGCCGGCGCAGCCGTCGCGGTGGTTCCTCGAAGCGGCGGGCGTGCTCAACGGCGGGCCGGTGTACGGGCGCGACCTCGAGCGGTGGGTGCGGGAGCCGGCGGCGCGGCCGGACTGGCTGACGGTGGTGGACTCGTTCACGGCGTGGGTGAAGGCGGGCGACAGGTTCGCGGACGTTCACGAGCGGGACCTCGCGGAGGTGTCGCGGGCGACGGGGGAGCCGTGGCGGCATCGGCTGCTGGTCGACCTGGGCGTGCAGGACGGCATCACGGCGCGGGCGGAGCGTTCGCGCATGTCGGCGGCGGGCGGGTCGCCGCGGATTGGTCCGTGGACGGGGGAGGCGATCGGGAGGGGGCTGGAGGCGGGGATCGAGTTCTCGGCGAGCGCGCTGGAGGCGCTGACGAGCTGCCCGTTCCGGTTTTTCCTCGGCCACGAACTGCGGGTCAGGGAGGCGGAGCGGCCGGAGGAGCTGGACACGATTGAGCCTTCGACGCGGGGGTCGCTGGTTCACGAGGTGCTGGAACGGTTCGTGCTGGAGGTGAAGCAGCTGCGCGGGGAAGAGACCATCCGGGACGCGTGGACGGAGGAGGAGCGTGCGCTGCTGTTCGAGCTGGCGGACCGGGCGTTTGCGGAGTACGAGCGGCGCGGGGTGACCGGGCGCCCGGCAAGCTGGGCGGCGACGAAGGAGCGCGTCCGGCAGGACCTCGTGCGCTTCCTCGAGGAGGACGGGACGTGGCGGGCGCAGGAGGGCACCGCGATCCGGGATGCCGAGCTGGCGTTCGGGGGCAGGAGCGGGAGGACGGTCGAGTTCGAGGTTGGGCCGGGCCGGCGGATTGCGTTCCGGGGGAAGGCTGACCGGGTCGACGTCCGGGCGGATGGGGGCCTGGTGGTCATCGACTACAAGACGGGCAGGGCGGACAGCTTCAGGGGCGCGGATGGCAGCCGGCTGGCGAAGAAAGATGGGGGGTGGCTGCTGCAGCTGCCGATTTACGCGCTGGCGGCAGGGCAGGGCGGGAGTGTCCCGACGCGGGCGCTGTACTGGTTCATCTCGGAGGAGGGGAAGTTCGAGCGGCGCGAGGTGACACTCGATGCCGATACGGAGGAGGAGTTCCGGCGGGTGGTCGGTGAGGCCCTCGCGCTGCGGGAGCAGGGGCTGTACCCGGCGGTTTCGGGCCCGCCCAGCTTCGACCGGTGGCGCAACTGCGGCTTCTGCCCATTCGACCGGGTGTGCCCGGGGAGCGACCGCGAGCGGCTGTGGGAGCGGTGGAAACAGGACCCGCGGCTGGAGCGTTTCGTCGCTGTGGTGCTCCGGGAGGGCCAGCCGGACGCCGGGGAGGATGCCGAATGA
- a CDS encoding phosphotransferase family protein, with protein sequence MLPTPAAGDRTRLGTGTMELDELQARLVPFVREKLGDPGARVENVRKGPGHAGFSYFFDAVMSSGERREYFLRLPPPGVKLEGTADLMRQVTAVRALEGTGVPHAPILWAGTEPDWFGLPYFVQPRLPGDTLKDDYPERFSDAQLREMARQAMTALAGIHRVPRERLGYLGEFWGYEFDVTRWDRFYERAAEPELLALQPRVKELLLRNIPHEAPIGLYHGDFQWSNLLYSPEGELLAVIDWELCGVGPTLNDLGWVCVFSDPSAWAHDRASRMPHADELEAWYWEAMGGRPGDIRWFKALAAYKFGIITGFNLMLHRRGKRHDPHWEEIAPSMQSNMEYALRMLGG encoded by the coding sequence ATGCTTCCGACGCCGGCTGCCGGCGACCGAACCAGGCTGGGGACAGGGACGATGGAGCTCGATGAACTGCAGGCGCGGCTGGTGCCGTTCGTGCGCGAGAAGCTGGGTGACCCGGGCGCGCGGGTCGAGAACGTGCGGAAGGGACCCGGGCACGCGGGGTTCTCGTATTTTTTCGACGCTGTGATGTCGAGCGGGGAGCGGCGGGAGTACTTTCTCCGGCTTCCGCCGCCGGGGGTGAAGCTGGAGGGGACGGCCGACCTGATGCGGCAGGTGACAGCCGTGCGGGCGCTGGAGGGGACGGGCGTGCCGCATGCGCCGATCCTCTGGGCGGGGACCGAGCCAGACTGGTTCGGGCTGCCGTACTTCGTGCAGCCGCGGCTCCCGGGCGACACGCTGAAGGACGACTACCCGGAGCGGTTCAGCGATGCGCAGCTGCGGGAGATGGCGCGGCAGGCGATGACGGCGCTGGCGGGGATTCACCGGGTTCCGCGCGAGCGGCTCGGCTACCTCGGGGAGTTCTGGGGATACGAGTTCGACGTGACACGCTGGGACCGGTTTTACGAGCGGGCGGCCGAGCCGGAGCTTTTGGCGCTGCAGCCGCGGGTGAAGGAGCTGCTGCTGCGGAACATCCCGCACGAGGCGCCGATCGGGCTGTACCACGGCGATTTCCAGTGGTCGAATCTGCTGTATTCGCCGGAGGGGGAGCTGCTGGCGGTCATCGACTGGGAGCTGTGCGGGGTCGGCCCAACGCTGAACGACCTCGGCTGGGTGTGCGTGTTCAGCGACCCCTCGGCGTGGGCGCACGACCGGGCAAGCAGGATGCCGCACGCCGACGAGCTGGAGGCGTGGTACTGGGAGGCGATGGGCGGGCGGCCGGGCGACATCCGCTGGTTCAAGGCGCTGGCGGCGTACAAGTTCGGCATCATCACGGGGTTCAACCTGATGCTGCACCGCCGCGGCAAGCGGCACGACCCGCACTGGGAGGAGATCGCCCCTTCGATGCAGTCGAACATGGAGTACGCCCTGCGGATGCTTGGGGGCTGA
- a CDS encoding acyl-CoA dehydrogenase family protein: protein MTTAEHPHAGDRVLTDAEIMELREKVKAFMAEHIYPNEPFFHANHPRQSAAGREKMKELQAITKSLGMWAPHLPAAAGGMGIGFMPYVYMNEILGRSPYAPIAFGSQAPDSGNAEILWQFGSKELQEKYMRPLVAGEIWSCYSMTEPEVSGADPTGLRTTAVRDGDEWVINGHKWFTSQAEGATFAIVMCATELDQPPHRRFTQIVVPTDTPGFEIVRPVPVMGETEGSHCEIRYTNVRVPITNTLGEPGSGFRIAQKRLGPGRIHHCMRWLGQMQRAFELMCEYSLKREVFGSTLSEKQTVQNWIADSYVEIQAARALTLSAAKKIDQGDEARVEISAIKFFGAQILHNVIDRAIQVHGALGVSGDTPLESMYRNARAARIYDGPDEVHRMVVARRILQSFKAGNGWDFGLQ, encoded by the coding sequence ATGACGACAGCCGAGCACCCGCACGCCGGCGACCGGGTTCTGACCGACGCCGAAATCATGGAGCTCCGCGAGAAGGTGAAGGCCTTCATGGCGGAGCACATCTATCCGAACGAGCCGTTCTTCCACGCGAACCACCCGCGGCAATCGGCGGCCGGCCGCGAGAAGATGAAAGAGCTGCAGGCGATCACGAAGTCGCTCGGCATGTGGGCGCCCCATCTGCCGGCGGCGGCGGGCGGCATGGGCATCGGGTTCATGCCGTACGTGTACATGAACGAGATCCTGGGGCGGAGCCCGTACGCGCCGATTGCGTTCGGTTCGCAGGCGCCGGATTCGGGGAACGCGGAGATTCTCTGGCAGTTCGGTTCGAAGGAGCTGCAGGAGAAGTACATGAGGCCGCTCGTGGCCGGCGAGATCTGGTCGTGCTACTCGATGACGGAGCCGGAAGTTTCGGGGGCGGACCCGACGGGGCTGCGGACGACGGCGGTGCGCGACGGCGACGAGTGGGTGATCAATGGCCACAAGTGGTTCACGAGCCAGGCCGAGGGCGCCACGTTCGCGATTGTGATGTGCGCGACGGAGCTGGACCAGCCGCCGCACCGGCGGTTTACGCAGATTGTGGTGCCGACGGACACGCCGGGATTCGAGATCGTGCGGCCGGTGCCGGTGATGGGCGAGACGGAGGGTTCGCACTGCGAAATCCGGTACACGAACGTGCGGGTGCCGATTACGAACACGCTGGGCGAGCCGGGGAGCGGATTCCGGATTGCGCAGAAGCGGCTCGGGCCGGGGCGCATCCACCACTGCATGCGCTGGCTGGGGCAGATGCAGCGGGCGTTCGAGCTGATGTGCGAGTACTCGCTGAAGCGCGAGGTGTTCGGCTCGACGCTTTCGGAGAAGCAAACCGTGCAGAACTGGATCGCGGACAGCTATGTGGAGATCCAGGCGGCGCGGGCGCTGACCCTTTCAGCAGCGAAGAAGATCGACCAGGGCGACGAGGCCCGGGTGGAGATCTCGGCGATCAAGTTCTTCGGGGCGCAGATCCTGCACAACGTGATCGACCGGGCGATCCAGGTGCACGGGGCGCTGGGCGTCTCGGGCGATACGCCGCTCGAGTCGATGTACCGGAACGCCCGGGCGGCGCGGATTTACGACGGTCCGGATGAGGTGCACCGGATGGTGGTCGCGCGGCGGATCCTGCAGAGCTTCAAGGCCGGCAACGGCTGGGACTTCGGCCTGCAGTAA
- a CDS encoding metal ABC transporter permease: MSWLTEPLQYGFMQRALLEVLIIGALCGLVGCFVVLRGLAFIGDALAHAVFPGVVLSYLAGQSILVGAFGFGTLTALGIGVLARSRRVSEDSAIGVIFAAFFALGVVILSRQGGFRRDLGSLLFGNILGVSSQDVLVTAVIAAVVAAVMVVLMKELTLAAFDPVMARTLGYPVFALDLLLLLLVAATIVVSLQTVGNILVLALVVTPPAAARLLTDRLLRMIWLSVLLAAVSGVGGLYLSYHAGTAAGATIVLTATGLFLVSLVFAPNHGLVAAWLHRRRGMHHAHHYHAAGEEHHVHGR, translated from the coding sequence ATGAGCTGGCTGACCGAGCCGCTCCAGTACGGGTTTATGCAGCGGGCGCTGCTCGAGGTACTGATAATCGGGGCGCTGTGCGGGCTGGTGGGCTGTTTCGTGGTGCTGCGCGGGCTGGCGTTTATTGGAGACGCGCTGGCGCATGCGGTCTTCCCTGGGGTGGTGCTGAGCTACCTCGCGGGGCAGAGCATCCTCGTCGGGGCGTTCGGGTTCGGGACGCTGACCGCGCTGGGCATCGGGGTGCTGGCGCGGAGCCGGCGGGTGAGCGAGGACTCGGCGATCGGCGTGATTTTCGCGGCGTTCTTCGCGCTCGGGGTGGTCATCCTGAGCCGGCAGGGCGGCTTCCGGCGCGACCTCGGGTCGCTGCTCTTCGGGAACATCCTCGGCGTGTCGTCGCAGGACGTGCTGGTGACCGCGGTGATTGCAGCCGTGGTGGCGGCCGTGATGGTGGTGCTGATGAAGGAGCTGACGCTGGCGGCCTTCGACCCGGTGATGGCGCGGACGCTGGGCTACCCGGTGTTTGCGCTCGACCTGCTCCTGCTCCTGCTGGTGGCGGCGACGATTGTGGTGAGCCTGCAGACGGTGGGGAACATCCTCGTGCTGGCGCTGGTGGTGACCCCGCCAGCCGCGGCGCGGCTGCTGACGGACCGGCTGCTGCGGATGATCTGGTTGAGCGTGCTGCTGGCGGCGGTATCAGGGGTGGGCGGGCTGTACCTTTCGTACCATGCCGGCACGGCCGCGGGTGCGACGATTGTGCTGACGGCGACCGGCCTGTTCCTTGTTTCGCTGGTGTTTGCGCCAAATCATGGGCTGGTGGCGGCATGGCTGCACCGGCGGCGCGGGATGCACCACGCGCACCACTACCACGCGGCAGGCGAGGAGCACCACGTGCACGGGCGGTAG
- a CDS encoding metal ABC transporter ATP-binding protein encodes MCDVDAVIPPGSVVGLIGPNGSGKSTLLKAIAGSLPLRDGEIRFGERPLRELAGRVAYVPQREEVNWEFPVTALDVVLMGRYRKLGWFRWPGRADRAAAEAALEALGLGGLGHRHISQFSGGQQQRIFLARAMVQEPELVLLDEPFTGVDVQNRAVFHEQIRAFARSGVTVLFATHDLDEVRATTTHVLLLNRRMVAFGPTPETFTPQHLRAAFGGQVAVFEQVPVFERLP; translated from the coding sequence GTGTGCGACGTCGACGCGGTGATCCCTCCGGGGTCGGTCGTCGGGCTGATCGGGCCGAACGGGAGCGGGAAGTCGACGCTGCTGAAGGCGATCGCCGGGTCGCTTCCGCTGCGGGACGGCGAGATCCGTTTCGGCGAGCGGCCGCTGCGGGAGCTGGCGGGGCGGGTTGCCTACGTGCCGCAGCGCGAGGAGGTGAACTGGGAGTTCCCGGTCACGGCGCTGGACGTGGTGCTGATGGGTCGGTACCGGAAGCTCGGGTGGTTCCGCTGGCCGGGCCGGGCGGACCGGGCAGCGGCGGAAGCGGCGCTCGAAGCGCTCGGACTGGGCGGGCTGGGACACCGGCACATCAGCCAGTTCTCGGGGGGGCAGCAGCAGCGGATTTTCCTCGCCCGGGCGATGGTGCAGGAGCCGGAGCTGGTGCTGCTGGATGAGCCGTTCACGGGGGTCGATGTGCAGAACCGGGCGGTGTTCCACGAGCAGATCCGTGCGTTTGCGCGGAGCGGGGTGACGGTGCTGTTCGCGACACACGACCTCGACGAGGTGCGCGCGACAACGACGCACGTGCTGCTGCTGAACCGGCGGATGGTGGCATTCGGGCCAACGCCGGAGACGTTTACGCCGCAGCACCTGCGGGCGGCGTTCGGCGGGCAGGTTGCGGTATTCGAGCAGGTTCCCGTGTTCGAGCGGCTGCCATGA